The following are from one region of the Gemmatimonadota bacterium genome:
- a CDS encoding ABC transporter ATP-binding protein — protein sequence MQDLLLDVSHLSAVIPTDDGPVRAVRDVSFKITRGRTLGVVGESGCGKSMMGLSLMRLVPKPGYVEGKITYHERENGATVNIHELDPGGDAMRRIRGRRISMIFQEPMTALNPVYTVGSQIGEALRLHHGMDRQAARNRAVDALSEVGIPGPLQRVDEYPHELSGGMRQRAMIAMALSCGPELLIADEPTTALDVTIQAQILDLLKELKENLNMAIVMITHDLGVIADMADEIMIMYAGQIVETGSPERIFYRPAHPYTRGLLESAPRINREKATQLSTIPGTVPSPLNLPEGCAFAPRCRYATEQCNSMPILEETEPDHRVRCWHADRITLDS from the coding sequence GCGGGGCAGAACCCTCGGCGTGGTGGGTGAAAGCGGGTGCGGAAAGAGCATGATGGGCCTCTCCCTCATGCGACTGGTTCCGAAACCGGGGTACGTGGAAGGAAAGATCACCTATCATGAAAGGGAAAACGGGGCGACCGTCAACATCCACGAACTCGATCCGGGGGGCGACGCCATGCGCCGGATCCGGGGCCGCAGGATCTCCATGATCTTCCAGGAGCCCATGACCGCCCTCAACCCTGTATACACCGTGGGCAGTCAGATCGGTGAGGCGCTGCGCCTTCACCACGGCATGGACCGCCAGGCCGCGCGCAACCGGGCGGTGGATGCCCTATCGGAAGTCGGCATCCCCGGTCCCCTGCAGCGGGTGGACGAGTATCCCCACGAGCTTTCCGGCGGCATGCGGCAGCGCGCCATGATCGCCATGGCCCTGTCGTGCGGTCCCGAACTCCTGATCGCCGACGAGCCCACCACGGCGCTGGACGTGACCATCCAGGCGCAGATCCTCGATCTGCTCAAGGAGCTCAAAGAAAACCTGAACATGGCCATCGTAATGATCACCCACGACCTGGGCGTCATCGCCGACATGGCCGATGAAATCATGATCATGTACGCGGGGCAGATCGTCGAGACCGGGTCGCCGGAGCGGATTTTCTACCGGCCCGCCCATCCCTACACCCGGGGGCTGCTCGAATCGGCGCCACGTATCAACAGGGAGAAAGCGACGCAGCTGTCCACTATACCGGGCACAGTTCCGTCTCCGCTCAACCTGCCGGAAGGCTGCGCTTTCGCGCCGCGATGCCGTTACGCCACGGAGCAGTGCAACTCGATGCCCATACTGGAAGAAACAGAACCGGATCACCGGGTCCGCTGCTGGCACGCGGATCGAATCACGCTGGATTCCTGA
- a CDS encoding ATP-binding cassette domain-containing protein: METILDVRNLKKHFPIRKGLWRRKRGDVRAVDGVDFQCGTGETIGLAGESGCGKTTLGRCVLKAIPPTDGDIFFGAERVNLSPLDRREMRPYRHRMQMVFQDPNSSLNPRMTVSDIVGEPLRVNGLARGSELEDRVAGLLADVGLNAADMRRYPHAFSGGQRQRIGIARALSLRPELIIADEPVSALDVSVQSQILNLLASLKDRMDLSYIFITHDLSVLQHISDRVAIMYLGRIVETGPAEQVYHHPLHPYTEALISAVPVADPAVQKKRTRVTLTGDVPDPASPPKGCHFHPRCRHATDLCREAEPELKTYPGGVKAACHYSDTLSLQGI, from the coding sequence ATGGAAACCATCCTCGACGTCCGGAACCTGAAGAAGCACTTTCCGATCCGAAAAGGACTCTGGCGGCGCAAGCGGGGCGACGTCCGGGCGGTGGACGGCGTCGATTTCCAGTGCGGAACCGGCGAGACCATCGGCCTGGCGGGCGAGAGCGGCTGTGGCAAGACCACGCTGGGACGGTGCGTGCTGAAAGCGATCCCGCCGACGGACGGCGACATCTTCTTCGGCGCGGAGCGGGTGAACTTAAGTCCGCTGGACCGGCGCGAAATGCGTCCTTACCGGCACCGCATGCAGATGGTGTTCCAGGACCCGAACTCGTCCCTCAATCCCCGGATGACAGTGAGCGATATCGTGGGGGAACCGCTCCGGGTGAACGGACTGGCACGCGGGTCCGAACTGGAGGACCGCGTGGCCGGCCTGCTGGCCGACGTGGGGCTGAACGCCGCAGACATGCGCCGCTACCCCCACGCCTTCAGCGGGGGCCAGCGCCAGCGCATCGGCATCGCCCGCGCCCTGTCCCTCCGGCCCGAACTGATTATCGCGGACGAGCCCGTATCGGCCCTGGACGTATCCGTGCAGTCCCAGATCCTGAACCTGCTGGCCTCGCTCAAGGACCGCATGGACCTGTCCTACATCTTCATCACCCACGACCTGAGCGTACTGCAGCACATCAGCGACCGGGTGGCGATCATGTACCTCGGCCGGATCGTGGAAACGGGTCCCGCCGAACAGGTCTACCACCATCCGCTGCATCCCTACACGGAGGCGCTGATCTCTGCCGTCCCGGTGGCCGATCCCGCGGTACAGAAGAAACGGACACGCGTCACCCTGACCGGCGACGTGCCCGATCCCGCATCGCCGCCTAAAGGATGTCATTTCCATCCCCGGTGCCGGCATGCCACGGACCTGTGCCGGGAAGCGGAACCGGAACTCAAGACCTATCCCGGAGGCGTCAAGGCGGCGTGCCACTACAGCGACACGTTGTCTCTCCAGGGTATTTGA